The following coding sequences lie in one Schistocerca serialis cubense isolate TAMUIC-IGC-003099 chromosome 12, iqSchSeri2.2, whole genome shotgun sequence genomic window:
- the LOC126428032 gene encoding piggyBac transposable element-derived protein 4-like, with translation MYVVTHNVIFFLEDEIDDSLSSDEDENDVEGVASNPAAVPYPKDSEWTAVDTYRPLPVNTTPRQILVDIDESSSVLDCSKVFLTDSDVNELKRQTNLYASQTIQKKRRGNNLKPHSVLSSWKPVTISEMRRFLGIIFHMCVSKKPKIADHWSTNPVLSCNFCPHVMSRLRFTQILSCLHLVDNSNQKKPGEDGFHPLYKVLPYYNNLKERCIQAYRPSEKVTIDEGICPFRGRVSFRVYMQNKPHKYGLKVYAVAEASSGYVVNFEVYAGKHIVDNSSSAVILRLLSDSSLLNKGHTVYLDRFYSSPELFQQLAEKGTGAVGTVNKSRKGLPKDLVSAKLKKGEMSFRRKDNVLAMKWKDKRDVYTLSTRHQATFGTHTKRNGSVVLKPLQVLDYNLNKIGVDIGDQRLQYNPFQHRTVKWWRKLYFHLLLMGVSNAFWLYNAVHRKKITITDFITVLAVQLVEDDTLEFIPRNEGTVGRLTKRHFLQHIPATTKKYAARVCHVCSSRSKKQSGKASRKETRYECEQCGVALCLEPCFKIFHTKKQYDSV, from the coding sequence atgtatgtagttacacataatgtgatattctttttagaagacgagattgatgacagtttgtcttcagatgaagacgagaatgatgttgaaggtgttgcttcaaatccagcagctgtgccgtatccgaaagacagtgagtggactgcagttgacacctaccgacctctgcctgtcaacacgacacccaggcagatactagtggatattgatgagtcgagttctgtactggattgcagtaaagtgttccttactgacagtgacgtaaatgaactcaagagacagacaaatttgtatgcatcacagacaatacagaagaaaagaagaggaaataatctgaagccccattcagttttgagttcgtggaagccagtgactataagtgagatgaggcgtttcttgggtattattttccacatgtgtgtttcgaaaaagcccaaaattgcggaccattggagcactaatcctgttcttagttgtaacttttgtccccatgtcatgagccgtttgcgtttcactcagatactgtcatgcttgcatcttgttgacaattcaaatcagaaaaaaccaggcgaagatggatttcatccactttacaaagttttgccatattataataatttgaaggagcgatgtatccaggcatatcgtccctcagaaaaagtgacaattgatgaaggaatttgcccatttcgaggtcgtgtgagtttccgtgtttacatgcaaaataagcctcataagtatggactgaaagtatatgctgttgctgaagccagtagtggctatgttgtaaattttgaagtttatgctggtaagcatattgttgacaattcttcgtctgcggttattttgcgattgttgtctgacagcagcttgctgaacaaaggccacactgtgtatttagatcgattttattccagtccagagctatttcagcaactggcagagaaaggcactggagctgttggtactgtgaacaaatccaggaaaggattgcctaaagatttagtatctgctaagctgaaaaagggcgaaatgtcttttcggcgtaaagataatgtattggcaatgaagtggaaagataagagagatgtgtatacattgtctacaaggcatcaagcaacatttggtacgcatactaagagaaatgggtctgtagtattgaaaccacttcaggtacttgattacaacctcaataaaattggagtggatattggagaccaacgcctgcagtacaatccgttccagcacagaactgtgaaatggtggcgaaaattatatttccatttgctgcttatgggagtatcaaatgcattttggctgtacaatgcagtgcacaggaagaaaattacaataacagactttataacagtgcttgcagttcagcttgttgaagacgacacacttgaattcattccaagaaatgaaggaactgtaggtcggctaacaaagagacattttttgcagcacatacctgcaactactaagaagtatgctgctcgtgtgtgtcacgtgtgcagttccaggagcaagaaacagagtggcaaggcttctcgcaaagagacacgatacgaatgtgaacagtgtggcgttgcactctgcctggaaccttgctttaaaattttccacactaaaaaacaatatgattctgtgtga